Proteins encoded together in one Desulfonatronum thiosulfatophilum window:
- a CDS encoding chemotaxis protein CheW: MKTLEQYFNDQPLLSEANSDGATDSMEPTAAEVAFLNKYLGINDPARDHGPAIKAAHPEQVMAGPAAVAPSPSPEPTIPDAVKTATVAPPIQNLREQPILQLIGFRLADQDYALPIDVVQEVIRAVEATKLPSAPPFLSGVVNLRGRVTPLISLRTLLRLPEGKDMFVIVCRHGGLQVGLQIQAVSTMHRIAQDRIDWGVESLLGVQNDMIAGLIRAENKRLISILSLDHLVQSLLKP; the protein is encoded by the coding sequence ATGAAAACGCTTGAACAGTATTTCAATGACCAGCCGTTGCTGTCCGAAGCCAACAGCGACGGTGCGACGGATTCCATGGAGCCGACAGCCGCGGAAGTGGCGTTCTTGAACAAATATCTCGGCATCAACGATCCGGCCCGGGATCATGGTCCTGCAATCAAAGCCGCGCATCCGGAACAGGTCATGGCCGGCCCTGCCGCTGTCGCTCCCTCTCCAAGCCCGGAACCGACAATCCCCGACGCCGTGAAAACGGCCACGGTCGCTCCGCCCATCCAGAATCTGCGGGAACAACCCATCCTGCAGCTGATCGGCTTCCGGCTGGCTGACCAGGACTATGCACTGCCCATCGATGTTGTCCAGGAAGTCATCCGGGCCGTGGAGGCGACCAAACTTCCGTCAGCTCCGCCTTTTCTTTCGGGTGTGGTCAATCTGCGAGGCAGAGTGACGCCTCTTATTTCCCTGCGCACTCTACTCAGATTACCCGAAGGCAAAGACATGTTCGTCATTGTCTGTCGCCACGGCGGCCTGCAGGTCGGACTGCAAATCCAGGCGGTCTCGACAATGCACCGTATCGCCCAGGATCGCATCGACTGGGGCGTCGAATCATTGCTTGGCGTGCAAAACGACATGATCGCCGGCCTGATCCGCGCTGAAAACAAACGCCTGATCAGCATTCTTTCCCTGGATCACCTGGTTCAATCCCTGCTCAAACCATGA
- a CDS encoding PilZ domain-containing protein has protein sequence MQNESEKRAHERLAKPFEVKIKAFAFPLHAQRSYEVHSMDISEGGLLVHCSRRFEIGEKLQVTIFIPSLNKFHPGFFKVFESDTDQHLIAVAEVVRVESGGFGNDHALGLKFIDIYEDDWQALKNLILKELRKQRDAT, from the coding sequence ATGCAAAACGAATCGGAAAAACGCGCTCACGAACGTCTGGCCAAACCGTTTGAAGTCAAAATTAAGGCGTTCGCCTTCCCCTTGCATGCCCAGCGATCCTATGAAGTGCACAGCATGGACATCAGCGAGGGCGGCCTGCTCGTCCACTGTTCACGACGCTTTGAGATCGGAGAGAAACTCCAGGTCACCATCTTCATCCCCAGCCTGAACAAATTCCATCCCGGCTTTTTCAAGGTGTTCGAAAGCGATACGGACCAGCACCTGATCGCCGTGGCCGAAGTCGTCCGGGTTGAGAGTGGCGGCTTTGGGAACGACCATGCCCTGGGATTGAAATTTATCGACATTTACGAGGATGACTGGCAAGCCTTGAAAAACCTGATCCTCAAGGAACTGCGCAAGCAGCGGGACGCGACGTGA
- a CDS encoding HEAT repeat domain-containing protein — MSDCDQIIQQLRSNDPEMLREAAQDAGDYGCSETVPLLISLLRSPNLGVQEASDLALRQLGGAEAVRGLCPLLRIEDAQVRNLAMDILREISEQDVNTIFSMLDDDDVDIRIFASDILGSTKNILAVPHLCQALLHDMDVNVRYQAAVSLGALGYAEAARCLNQAMNDEEWVQFSVIEALLKIRDDSSIDALIKAMPNSTDLVASMIVDALGEMGNLKSVPLLLKRLEESPPALRNKVVKAVVQIMGGRTLSLLPALEQVNFRIYLLSALSDEDVEIQDAAISGLASLRVEEAALPIITLAAKLDPDSDADLDRLEKIASALAEIKAMEPLRQTILGDDPASLSLAVKTLRRLTGPESSQLLMEVFWKHNRDVQRDLVDALLSVAGEEAFTFFTSLLEKHNDGHVLKQAMRFLSGPNGRNQDPAQTADRIFALLDHPYPDVREVALECCIALGHESLLEQFQQMFSSPAPSKRAMAILGLGSLGCDSHLDLIRTALEDESTAVRKAALEAGIKLCGLTEDIFALVSQRLHDEDREVRLTLVTLLGVCVCDVVNVVPVLKLALRDGDDWVRVRAVEALAGRRVLDAVPDLIALLQEQNTILSIKVVEALGQIGGQAAFQTLLALLGSDDQELVAVAEEAVIMLQEREEEQSRQ; from the coding sequence ATGTCGGATTGTGACCAGATTATCCAACAACTCCGGTCGAACGACCCGGAAATGTTGCGTGAGGCGGCTCAGGACGCCGGAGATTATGGCTGTTCCGAGACTGTGCCGCTGCTGATATCCTTGTTGCGGAGCCCGAATCTGGGCGTCCAGGAGGCCTCGGATCTGGCACTGCGACAACTGGGCGGAGCTGAGGCCGTGCGAGGACTTTGTCCTCTGCTGCGGATCGAGGATGCCCAGGTGCGCAACTTGGCCATGGATATCCTTCGCGAAATCAGCGAACAGGACGTCAATACCATCTTTTCCATGCTTGACGATGACGACGTGGACATTCGCATTTTCGCGTCCGACATCCTCGGCTCCACAAAAAACATCCTTGCGGTGCCGCATTTGTGTCAGGCCTTGCTGCACGACATGGATGTCAATGTTCGGTATCAGGCGGCCGTCAGTCTGGGCGCCCTGGGCTATGCCGAAGCCGCTCGCTGTCTGAATCAAGCCATGAACGACGAGGAATGGGTCCAGTTTTCTGTGATCGAGGCCTTGCTGAAAATCCGGGACGACTCCTCCATAGACGCCCTGATCAAAGCCATGCCCAATTCCACGGATCTGGTGGCCTCCATGATCGTGGACGCCCTGGGAGAAATGGGCAACCTGAAATCCGTTCCGCTTCTTCTCAAACGACTGGAGGAATCTCCTCCAGCCCTGCGCAACAAGGTTGTCAAGGCCGTGGTCCAGATCATGGGCGGCCGGACCTTGTCCCTGCTCCCTGCCCTGGAACAGGTCAACTTCCGGATATACCTGCTTTCAGCGCTCAGCGACGAGGACGTGGAAATCCAGGATGCGGCCATCTCGGGTTTGGCATCGCTGCGCGTCGAGGAAGCGGCGCTTCCGATCATTACCCTGGCGGCGAAGCTGGATCCGGATTCGGATGCCGATCTGGATCGTCTTGAAAAAATCGCCTCGGCTTTGGCGGAAATCAAAGCCATGGAGCCGCTGCGCCAGACCATCCTGGGCGACGATCCGGCGTCCCTCTCCCTGGCGGTCAAGACGCTGCGCCGCCTGACCGGACCGGAATCCAGCCAACTGCTGATGGAGGTTTTCTGGAAGCACAACCGGGATGTGCAGCGCGATCTGGTGGATGCCCTGCTGAGCGTGGCCGGAGAGGAAGCCTTTACATTTTTTACATCGTTGCTGGAAAAACACAATGACGGCCATGTGTTGAAGCAGGCCATGCGCTTTTTAAGCGGACCCAACGGCAGGAACCAAGACCCGGCCCAGACCGCGGACAGGATCTTCGCCCTACTGGATCATCCCTATCCCGACGTACGCGAGGTCGCTCTGGAATGCTGCATTGCCCTGGGCCATGAATCGCTGCTCGAGCAATTCCAACAGATGTTTTCCTCGCCGGCCCCGTCCAAGCGCGCCATGGCCATTCTTGGCCTTGGCAGCCTGGGATGCGACAGCCACCTGGACCTGATTCGCACGGCCCTGGAAGATGAATCCACGGCGGTACGCAAGGCCGCCCTGGAGGCAGGCATCAAGTTGTGCGGCCTTACGGAGGATATTTTCGCTCTTGTTTCACAGCGCCTTCATGACGAAGACCGGGAAGTCCGCCTGACCCTGGTCACCCTGCTGGGCGTCTGTGTATGCGACGTAGTCAACGTGGTGCCCGTCCTGAAGTTGGCCCTTCGCGACGGCGACGACTGGGTCAGGGTGCGCGCCGTCGAAGCTCTGGCCGGCCGCCGGGTACTGGACGCTGTCCCCGACCTGATCGCATTGCTGCAGGAACAGAACACGATCCTGTCCATCAAGGTCGTCGAAGCTTTGGGCCAGATCGGGGGCCAAGCCGCCTTTCAAACGCTGCTCGCCCTGCTCGGCTCCGACGATCAAGAACTCGTCGCCGTCGCGGAAGAAGCCGTCATCATGCTGCAGGAACGCGAAGAGGAGCAGTCTCGCCAATGA
- a CDS encoding chemotaxis protein CheA, which translates to MSQEFSDPEIFTDFIIEAKEHLETIEPNLLLLEKQPRDIGLLDAIFRPMHSLKGASGFLGLPQINDLAHKAENILDELRKGKLLVNPDIMDIILATTDALRTMIDNLETTGLEGSLNTQSIKDRINEVMDGGSPSPAAVQIPSTPQEPKAPVVSTPPPAPSDSDQYALNAVSAEHLADFLEEAHEIVANLNGSLLELERSPDGKDELINDIFRYMHNLKGNSGLLGFTELNALAHEAESLLGMVRKGEMSLERDLIDLLLTATDQVDSLVARVDDQTMTVSRMDVQPMIARLRQVRLGEAAANQDQPETTAPASDTAMSGNPVQPEPRVPDPTPQCEVMENLDGIDSEDLEIFTSTARQQVDNMRLALSMLAKDSTQRDTIDGLYRSLLTLQNSSNYMGFDELHVYAERTAKLVDQARNTDMGFDMFLDLLNQEQEIIADMVEAVLRRNACSLPEPEREPATADSTPVIPQKSAQLEATQNISPAPDGPSMAEVPQEPLAPASPAGQPGSDPGPPAASAGTEASSGPPDTSSSQPAAAAKTKTSTTIRVDHERLDHLMNLIGELIINRNRFSMLSKSLEENPDQVEQVAQQLTESTYAMARISDDLQDTIMQVRMVAVSAVFSRFPRLVRDLSRKSGKDVELITEGEETELDKSIVEVIGDPLVHLIRNSMDHGLEGREERLAAEKPPTGRVWLRAYHKGNSVAIEVEDDGRGIDPAKMRKVAVKKGLMSEEEAARLDDREAVELIFAPGFSSAEQITDISGRGVGMDVVRTNIKNLKGTVNVTSELGKGSKMTLVLPLTLAIIDALMVTVAGAIYAIPLDAVSETTKIDTSMLTDVSGRKAITLRDEVLGIVELTDLLGLPKNNNHREILPVVVITDNDRRLGLVVDRLLERQEVVIKPLGTYLGDIDGISGATIMGDGSVVLILDPHEIYAMATSRQGRVSGS; encoded by the coding sequence ATGAGCCAAGAGTTCTCAGATCCTGAAATATTCACCGACTTCATCATCGAGGCCAAGGAGCACCTGGAAACCATCGAGCCGAACCTGCTGCTCCTGGAGAAGCAACCGCGGGACATCGGCCTTCTGGACGCCATTTTCCGACCGATGCATTCCCTCAAAGGCGCTTCCGGCTTCCTTGGGCTGCCCCAGATCAACGACCTGGCTCACAAGGCCGAGAACATCCTGGACGAACTGCGCAAAGGCAAACTTCTGGTCAATCCGGACATCATGGACATTATTCTGGCGACCACCGACGCCCTGAGGACCATGATCGACAACCTGGAGACAACCGGCCTGGAAGGCAGCCTGAATACCCAGAGCATCAAGGATCGGATCAATGAAGTAATGGACGGCGGCTCCCCTTCTCCTGCCGCTGTGCAGATCCCATCAACGCCTCAAGAACCGAAAGCGCCGGTGGTCTCCACCCCACCCCCCGCGCCTTCGGATTCCGACCAGTATGCCCTGAACGCTGTCAGTGCCGAGCATTTGGCGGATTTCCTGGAAGAAGCCCATGAGATTGTTGCCAACCTGAATGGGTCTTTGCTGGAATTGGAGCGTTCTCCGGATGGAAAGGACGAGCTGATCAACGACATCTTCCGCTACATGCACAACCTCAAGGGCAACAGCGGCTTGCTGGGATTTACAGAACTCAATGCCCTGGCCCACGAAGCCGAAAGCCTGCTGGGCATGGTGCGAAAAGGGGAAATGTCCCTGGAACGAGACTTGATCGACCTGTTGCTGACCGCCACGGATCAGGTGGACAGTCTGGTTGCCAGGGTTGATGACCAGACCATGACCGTCTCGCGCATGGACGTCCAGCCGATGATCGCCAGACTGCGACAAGTCCGGCTTGGCGAAGCCGCGGCAAACCAAGACCAACCTGAAACAACGGCCCCGGCTTCGGATACCGCGATGTCCGGCAACCCAGTCCAGCCGGAACCCCGTGTGCCGGACCCAACACCACAGTGCGAAGTAATGGAGAATCTCGACGGGATCGATTCCGAGGATCTGGAAATCTTCACCAGCACGGCTCGTCAGCAGGTGGACAACATGCGTCTGGCCTTGAGCATGCTGGCCAAGGACAGCACCCAGAGAGACACCATTGACGGCCTGTACCGCTCCCTGCTGACCCTGCAGAACTCCTCCAACTACATGGGGTTTGACGAACTCCATGTTTATGCGGAACGCACCGCCAAACTTGTGGATCAGGCCCGGAACACGGACATGGGCTTCGACATGTTTCTGGATCTGCTGAACCAGGAACAGGAAATCATCGCGGACATGGTCGAGGCTGTTTTGCGCCGCAATGCATGTTCTTTGCCGGAGCCGGAGAGAGAACCCGCGACTGCCGATTCCACTCCCGTCATTCCGCAAAAGTCCGCCCAGCTTGAAGCAACGCAAAACATAAGTCCGGCCCCAGATGGTCCATCCATGGCAGAGGTCCCGCAAGAGCCCCTGGCCCCAGCCTCCCCGGCCGGACAACCTGGATCGGACCCCGGCCCCCCCGCAGCCTCTGCCGGCACGGAAGCATCGTCCGGCCCGCCGGACACGTCATCATCCCAACCAGCGGCTGCCGCCAAGACCAAGACCTCCACGACCATCCGCGTGGACCATGAACGGCTGGACCATCTGATGAACCTGATCGGCGAACTGATCATCAACCGCAACCGTTTTTCCATGCTCTCCAAGTCCCTTGAGGAGAATCCGGACCAGGTGGAACAGGTGGCCCAGCAACTGACGGAATCCACCTACGCCATGGCCAGGATCTCGGACGACCTGCAGGACACCATCATGCAGGTCCGGATGGTGGCGGTCAGCGCGGTCTTTTCCAGGTTTCCCCGCCTTGTCCGGGACCTGAGCCGAAAAAGCGGCAAGGATGTGGAGTTGATCACCGAGGGGGAGGAAACGGAGCTGGACAAAAGCATCGTCGAGGTCATCGGCGACCCTCTGGTGCACCTGATCCGCAATTCCATGGACCATGGACTCGAAGGCCGGGAGGAACGCCTTGCCGCGGAAAAACCTCCCACCGGGCGGGTCTGGCTGCGGGCCTACCATAAGGGGAACTCCGTGGCCATCGAGGTCGAGGACGACGGGCGAGGCATTGATCCGGCGAAAATGCGCAAGGTGGCGGTCAAGAAAGGTTTGATGAGCGAGGAGGAGGCGGCCAGGCTGGATGACCGGGAAGCGGTCGAACTGATTTTCGCGCCGGGTTTTTCGTCGGCGGAACAGATCACGGACATCTCCGGACGCGGCGTGGGCATGGATGTTGTCCGGACGAACATCAAGAATCTCAAGGGCACGGTGAACGTGACCTCGGAACTGGGCAAGGGTTCGAAAATGACCCTGGTTCTGCCTTTGACCTTGGCCATTATCGACGCCCTGATGGTCACCGTGGCCGGGGCAATCTACGCCATTCCCCTGGACGCGGTTTCCGAAACCACAAAGATTGACACGTCGATGCTGACGGATGTCAGCGGCCGCAAGGCCATCACCCTGCGGGATGAAGTGCTGGGAATCGTCGAACTGACGGATCTGCTGGGTTTGCCAAAAAACAACAACCACCGTGAAATTCTGCCCGTGGTCGTTATCACGGACAATGACCGCCGCCTTGGACTGGTGGTGGATCGTCTTCTGGAACGTCAGGAAGTGGTCATCAAACCACTGGGTACCTATCTGGGGGACATCGACGGCATTTCCGGCGCCACCATCATGGGAGACGGCAGCGTAGTCCTGATTCTCGACCCTCATGAAATCTACGCCATGGCCACGTCCCGCCAGGGCAGAGTCTCGGGATCGTAA
- a CDS encoding ParA family protein, with product MILAVANQKGGVGKTTTALSLGACLAEMGRRVLVMDLDPHACASIHLGFYPEEERVTLYDLFLEERKENRAAILDKLLSPVSSVGFDCAPSHIRLSELEMDLRDRPGKGVILKQSIELLRSRYDHVILDCPPHVGILLVNALVASDLVIIPMQTDFLALHGVRLIFATMKTLNKALPKPIEFMILPTMYDRRAGACQRVLRLLRQKAVGKVFETVIPMDTKFREASGMGRTILEIAPSSRGAQGYRQLARELNNT from the coding sequence ATGATCCTGGCGGTGGCCAACCAGAAAGGCGGCGTGGGCAAGACCACCACGGCCTTGAGCCTGGGGGCCTGTCTGGCGGAAATGGGCCGACGGGTTCTGGTCATGGACCTGGATCCCCATGCCTGCGCGAGCATCCATCTTGGGTTCTATCCGGAAGAAGAACGAGTCACTTTGTACGACCTGTTTCTGGAAGAACGCAAAGAGAACCGAGCCGCCATCCTGGACAAACTCCTTTCCCCGGTTTCGTCAGTGGGTTTCGACTGCGCGCCGAGCCACATCCGGCTCTCGGAACTGGAGATGGATCTTCGGGACAGGCCCGGCAAGGGCGTCATTCTCAAGCAGTCCATCGAACTGCTGCGATCCCGGTATGATCATGTGATTCTGGACTGCCCGCCCCATGTCGGCATATTGCTGGTCAACGCGCTTGTGGCGTCCGATCTGGTGATTATTCCCATGCAGACCGATTTTCTTGCCTTGCATGGGGTGCGCCTGATTTTCGCGACCATGAAGACGCTGAACAAGGCCTTGCCCAAACCCATCGAGTTCATGATCCTGCCCACGATGTACGATCGCCGGGCCGGGGCCTGCCAGCGCGTTCTGCGCCTGTTGCGGCAAAAAGCCGTCGGCAAGGTGTTTGAGACTGTCATCCCGATGGATACGAAATTTCGGGAAGCCAGCGGAATGGGCAGGACCATTCTTGAAATCGCCCCCTCCTCGCGGGGAGCGCAAGGCTACAGACAACTGGCCCGGGAGCTGAATAACACATGA
- a CDS encoding CheR family methyltransferase: MSGAVNTAVKDSEFQQMRDFIYAQCGIFIPDNRKYLLQNRLFNRIKTLNLKDVNEYLYYLKYDSGRRQELPRLFEVITTNETSFYRNPPQLKVFQDIVLPRILNGLRQSGRRNLNIWSAGCSTGEEPYTLAIIIHEVLKSEASSWNIRITANDLSEAVLRTARQGVYSDYSLRSTPKEIITRYFVEEAGRYKVCQDLKKLITFGQLNLNDRAQVKMVPRSDIIFCRNVIIYFDDAMKKRVIGEFYDNLVPGGALFIGHSESLHHISRTLKPTYHTGSIVYFKDT; encoded by the coding sequence ATGAGCGGAGCAGTGAATACAGCCGTGAAGGATTCCGAGTTTCAACAAATGCGGGACTTCATTTATGCCCAGTGCGGCATATTCATTCCCGACAACAGAAAATACCTGCTCCAGAACCGCCTTTTCAACCGCATCAAGACCCTGAACCTCAAAGATGTCAACGAATACCTCTACTACCTGAAGTACGACAGCGGACGACGTCAGGAACTTCCCCGGCTGTTCGAGGTCATTACAACCAACGAGACAAGCTTCTACCGCAATCCTCCGCAACTCAAGGTCTTTCAGGACATCGTCCTGCCCCGCATCCTGAATGGTCTCAGGCAATCCGGAAGACGTAATCTGAATATCTGGTCCGCGGGCTGCTCCACCGGGGAGGAGCCCTACACCCTGGCGATCATCATTCATGAAGTCCTGAAATCAGAGGCAAGCTCCTGGAACATCCGCATCACCGCCAACGACCTGTCTGAGGCGGTATTGCGCACGGCCCGGCAGGGAGTTTATTCCGATTATTCACTCCGGAGCACCCCCAAGGAAATCATCACCAGGTATTTCGTCGAAGAGGCCGGCCGCTACAAGGTCTGTCAGGATCTGAAAAAACTGATCACCTTCGGACAGCTCAACCTGAATGACCGCGCCCAGGTTAAAATGGTGCCCCGTTCCGACATCATCTTTTGCCGCAATGTGATCATCTATTTTGACGATGCCATGAAAAAAAGAGTTATCGGCGAATTCTACGACAACCTTGTTCCGGGAGGCGCCCTGTTCATCGGCCACTCCGAATCGCTGCACCACATATCCCGGACGCTCAAGCCGACGTATCACACCGGCAGCATCGTTTACTTCAAGGATACTTAA
- a CDS encoding response regulator, with amino-acid sequence MKHILIVDDSKTVRNLVAFIMKREGFRVTMAEDGMDGLEKLFTATDLDLIISDINMPRMDGFTFIKNVREQENFRDIPIIVLSTEGQEADIQKGIGLGANVYMVKPAQPEKLVRNVKMLLG; translated from the coding sequence GTGAAGCACATTCTCATCGTCGACGACTCCAAGACAGTACGCAATCTGGTTGCCTTCATCATGAAACGGGAAGGTTTTCGAGTGACCATGGCCGAGGACGGCATGGACGGCCTGGAAAAACTCTTTACCGCAACCGATCTCGATTTGATCATCAGCGACATCAACATGCCCCGTATGGACGGATTCACCTTCATCAAGAACGTTCGCGAGCAGGAGAATTTTCGGGACATCCCGATCATCGTCCTCTCCACCGAGGGTCAAGAAGCAGACATCCAGAAAGGGATCGGCCTGGGAGCCAATGTCTACATGGTCAAGCCGGCTCAGCCGGAGAAGCTGGTCCGCAACGTAAAAATGCTGCTCGGTTGA